The window CCTCCTCCAGGAAAACGTCCGCAAGCCTTTCGCTTTCCTCCTTTGTGGTTGCTTCGGCGAAGACCCTCACCACCGGCTCAGTCCCCGATTTTCTGATGCAGATCCAACTGCTGCCCCTGTCGATCCTGACCCCATCCGTCAGATCAGGGTTTTCATCCTTATGCCTCTCGGCGATCTTCCGTACCAGCTCTCCGATGTCAACGCCTTCCGGTATGGGCAGCTTGCGCTTGGTTATATGATATTCGGGATATTCGGAGACGATCTGGGAAAGCTTTTCTCCCCTTTCAGCCAACATCTGGACGATAACCGCCGCCG is drawn from Candidatus Poribacteria bacterium and contains these coding sequences:
- a CDS encoding phosphoglucosamine mutase, giving the protein PLSEEMTFPLAADFILSKRKGPVATTVVTSMLIEHVAAKYGVEVKRTKVGVGNVVDLMQEMEAVIGGEGTGGVIYPEVHLTSDGITSAAVIVQMLAERGEKLSQIVSEYPEYHITKRKLPIPEGVDIGELVRKIAERHKDENPDLTDGVRIDRGSSWICIRKSGTEPVVRVFAEATTKEESERLADVFLEEVTWIDHRIIGIGGGVSCF